Within the Sarcophilus harrisii chromosome 2, mSarHar1.11, whole genome shotgun sequence genome, the region TAATCTGCATGATTTTGCATGGATTGCCACTCAGCcaccctttttttccctctacctcTTGGAGTCCTTTACTATGTATCACTTCTCCAATGTGTCTTGGTCCTGGGATGAAGGACAGCTCCCTTCTAGTGAGGTCTTCCATGACTACTACTATTTGTGACTTCTCTCCCCTTCCATTTATTgggttatatatataatttttatttctttgtgtatTTGTTCTCCATCTCAGGAGTTTAGTCCTGCACAGCAAGAGgctaaatatttttctccctttctcccgctccaggcaattggggttgtgacttgcctggggtcacatagtattaagtgtctgaggaaggattagAACTAAGGTCAGGGCCGGTGCTCCattcactgcaccatccagctgctccCAGCCTAATAAACATTTGTGATTTAATTAGATGGAGTCAAGAGTTTGGGAAGAATGGCCTGTGTGCAGGAGACTTGAGCTCTGAAGGGGTGTTTGCAGCAGGACGCGAGAGGGAAAGTGCATATGAAGGAGACAGGGCATTGTGCTGCGGTAGGAAGCTGGActctgggagggagggggaatgtGTGCATGTGCAGGAGGCCCAGCTGTGGGGCAGTGTACTTGAATAGAAAGCTGGACTCTGATGGAGTGCACGTGTAGGAAGCAAGGATCCGGGGCAGGGTCAGGAGTAGTGCTCTGTAGAGGGGGAGAGCGAGTGTGGGTGAGGGTTCCGCTCCTCCAGTCACGCAACCATCCCGTGCTAGCCGGAAAGCCGAAGCACTGGCTCCCTCTGCAGGTCTGGTGGGTTGGCGGGgaaggtgggggggaggagggagggagagagagagagagagagagagaaaaaaaaaacagaggccTAGCGCATGCGCACAATCCTTAAAACGTTCCTTTCGTGGCCCGCCCAACCGAGCCCAAGGGAGCATACGAGGCGGCGGAGTAAGGGACTAGAGTGTCCATTTCCTCCGCTCGCCACGCGCTCCCGGCCACGTTTCCTTTGGGTTGCGCAGAGTACTCGTAGTTCCGGTCCGGCGCCGCAAAACTGCTCCTTTTCTGCAAGCTCTGTGGGAACGCCAAGAAACaagtgagggaggctggggcGGCGGCGGGTTCAGTGTTCGGGGCGGCGGGGCGGAAGCGCGGGCGGCCTGGCCCGGCGGGCCCGTCCATTGTCGTTGACTGAGCCTGGCCCCTCGACTCTGCTCTGTCCCTAGGATGATCACGGACGTGCAGCTGGCCATCTTCGCCAACATGCTGGGCGTGTCGCTCTTCCTGCTCGTGGTTCTCTATCACTACGTGGCGGTCAATAACCCTAAGAAGCAGGAGTGAGGCGGCGCGGCCCCCCGCAGGTAATGCCCTCCTGCCCTCCGGAGCTGGCGGCGGAGAAAGACCGCTCGGGCCAGCCCTGGCTTCACCTGCGCCCTCCCCTTGTGTCTCCCAGATGGCTCTGCGCTCTGGAGGAAGCGTTTTCGGGCTCATCTCTCCTGCCTGCTCAGAGCCGAGGATGCCACAAGCCTGAGCCACGCAAAGGCCCCGAGGGACGCGGAGAAGCCTGCCACCAGGACCAAAAGCCTCGAAGAGGATGGGAAGCAGCTGCTCCAAGGCTGAGGGGTTTGGGCCCCTATTAAACATCCCCCTCCTCTTTTGAAGCTAAACTGGCATTTGTTAAGAGGCAAAGATTGCTTACTGGGAGATGGGAGTGGGGAAGAGCTGGAATGGTTTCTGTGCACAGTGGGTAAGGAGCCGAAGATCACCCTATGTGGGTCTTCAGGTTGGCTATGAAGAAAAGGCTGTCCAGGAATTATTGGGTGAGGGAGAAATCTTTGGAAACGTCGGCCCCTATGGAAGGGGCTGCCGCAGCAACgttctctcctcttttccaggttttcctgataaAATTTGATGCTAGGTAGAAATAAGGGATGGGGAGTAGGGACTTTTTATACTGCATTCAGTGCTGTCCATCTTTCAAAATAGCAAacatttcttgagttttttttccaAACAACTTTTATTTCCTCAAAGTCTTCCCTATCCTATGAAACAAGCCAGAGGCAAAATCTGCCACTGAACAGGGCTCAGTGTAGGgactgatttctttttccaacccaccaatataaaaaatatatatatatggtcccAAATTCCTGTGCTGTGGAGGGAGGGATGGGGCTGGGAGGTCCCTGCTCCTTTGTCCTGCCCCAAAGCGGACCCGGGACAATGAGGCTGACTCTCTAAGGAGCCATGGTTATTACAGGGGGTGAAGCAATTGTTAGGGCGTTTCCTGTGCCCTAAAACCATGGAAGGATGCCCTGCCATGGAGTCAGGGGCAAAATCATACTCTGGGAGACTGAGTGATTGGGGAGGGCTTGATAATAGAACAACCCTCAGACTGCCCCAGTGCCCCCCCACTGTAACAAGTTGGGGGCTGGGAGCAAACGATGGGACGGGACAAGAGTGAGGAGGCAGGGGCAGAGTGGGGCCGTGGGGGCCCAACCGGGTACAGCCTGTAACAGAAAAGAGGGGAGTTGGGCTGATGAATTCTGCCCCATCTCTGtttttaggaagatctgaattttgGATGATTGTCTTGTGATTGGGGGTAGGGAGTAGGGAATGGGACAGCAGTATTCTAAGGCCTCTCTCTTATGGGGAAGGGGCAGTCTCAGCTCTTAAAGTTTTCTTGGTGTGAGGAAAGTCAAGGAAGTTGAATTTTTCAGTGGGATTGTGCATTTGGATTCTAGGGTGacaaaggaaattgggaaaattaAGATCCTTAGTAAAGAGATAACATTGTGAAGAAGGGCAAAATTGAGGGTGAAAAATTACATAATATGTCAGGGTCATGGAATTGGGTGCCTGTGGAAAGGGCAATAGTTAGGCCCTTTGTGCTTACCCTGGTGCAACAGAGCAGGATCCTGGCTCTGGCTCAGAGCTGTCCCTGGTCCGGGGGATGGGGGATGTGGGGCCCGAAGAGCCTCTCATCCCTCTGCCAGGCGGCGGTGAGCCCCGGCCCAACCCGGGCCTAGCCTGTATGGATAGGGGGTGGCGCTGAGGGCTAGACTCTTCCCCTGAGCTTCTCACTTCCTGGACTTGATTCTGGCATCTCCATGGAGGGAGTATGGTACAGTAGGGGATTAACACAAAGGAACTAGGACTTAGAACTCCTGGGGCCTGCCCCTAGCTGGGACAGGTAATATGGGATTGGGGCAAAGGACTTTATTTAGTCTGGATTATGCCTTCCAGGGTCTTACCCAGGGTGGGGATAGTAAAAGGGTCCAAGTACTCCATAGTTGTGAGCCTCAGTGGCCCTTCCATGGCAAGGGGCTGGATGAGCAGAGAAAGCTCTCCATGGGGAAACAACAGGGTATATGCAAACCTCCCTCAGAGTTCCTCTACTCCTCAGCCCCTGCCAGGGGAGATATATCCTCAGTTGCCCAAACAGGTTTTGCCTATACCCACTTTTGCCAACCCAAAGGGATTCAACACTAGCCTGGGGGCCTTGTCTGAACCCTGGGATTGGTGTCATGGCTGCTCCTTGGAGCAGCAGCCAGAGGTGTTACCTGGGGAATCCGGGACCCCTCCTGGCGGAAACTCTCCTCGGGCAGTTCTGGGCAGAAAGAGAGGATAGGCTGAAGGCAAGGACAAAAGAAGCCAAGGCTAGGAATCTGAGGCTAGGGTGTGATTCGCAGAAAGAATGAGGTTATGGAAACTGAAATTGGGGGCTGGGGTACTGCTGCGAGCTGTGAGGGATAAGTAGATTGCTATGGACTTCTAATGGGGAATGCCCCATTTGGCAACAAGACTCCACTCTGGCAACAGACCAGTATTGAATGTTCTCCCTCCCACTACCAGAACGAAGGATCCACTGAATCTGGGCTCTATTTAGGGCAGTTGTGCTGCAAACAGGGATAGGCTATCAAGTGTTACCTGCAGTCGAGCCCTGATGCAGGGGGTGCGAGAACTACTCCCCAGCAGCCCCTTCCCAATAACCATGACGGTCTCTGGTTTATCCCCTGAAGACAGGAGTGAGCAGCTACTCCCTAGGGATTAAGAGAAAAATTATCACTGGAATGGGACCATGCTGAAGAAGTTTAAAGACAAGACATCTGATGGATGATACCTTGGGGATGGCATGGAGCCCTAATCTGGCTCTAATCATAATTTGGCTACAAAAGTCGCCCAATCTTGACTGCCAAATAGGTATTTCAGGACTTCTAGTCATTATGTAAGTCAAACCTTAAGAGATGATGTCAGAATCCAAGACTGGAGAAGGGATCAGAGCTGGTAGCTAAGGTGGGAACCAGTAAGATGAGGACTATAGGGAGTGGAAGTGGTTGGTTGCCCAGAAAGTGCTCTCACACACAActcagaaagagggaaaatattccAGCCAAATaaaagacatgaaaagataaCCTGCAAGAGGTTGCCCTTATCGCCTTTCTAGCATGACACTGATTGGGAGTCAGGGATCTCAAGTGGATGTCCTTGGGCAACTAGTAAAGAATTCCTTTAGAGAGGTCTCTTTGAATAAGTATAATTCAGGGTCTATTAAGTCATAAATTCCAATTTTATGTGGGGCATAATCCAGACTTGTGACTAGGGGAACAACTGGGGGTTGTAAGGAAGGATAGACTAGAGCCATATTATATCCATAGGGGACCCTGGCTAGGTGGCAGCATAGTtaaaattgtataattttattgatCAACTCGAGGCCATTaactggagggagggagggagttggATATCACACATAGCAGTGGTATTAGGTACAGACCTGCTATACCCAGTGAGGTAGGCAGTAAGCAGGGGCCTATGTTTCTTGAAGGGGCTGGGCCGGTACTAGGAGGAGTTGGGGGCGAGTCCAAGCTGCCTGTGGTAGGTCGATGGGTCAGTGGTTGCTGCCGCCTTCTCCTGTCCTGGCCCCGGGACTCTGAGCAGAGATTGACAGAAGTGGATAAAAAGGGTGAGTCAGCAAGGGGTATTTTTACTGCCCAGCTTGCTCCCCACACTGTATGATTTGGTGGGGCCTGGGCTTTATGTATATTCATGTCCTTTCCTGGAGTAACTCTCAGATGGGGAGGATTTCTAATAAACATTAGAAATTTGAAGGCAaaggaagattaatttttttcactagTTAAGAAAACAAGTGTATTGCTGGGAATTGAAACCAGGGTTTGTGTCTTCCATCTTGGTCCTTTCCTTAGGAGAAACCATGACTTTCACTATTTCCAAGTACATACTGAACTCTATCCAATGACCTAGTCAcagattatttaaatattgatattcacaagtttttttttctcatctcaacAGCTTTCCCCTTTGGACTACCACTTCCACTGAGGACTCTCTTACCTATAGCCTGCCACTGAGTTTCCCTCTTTTAAGTTTATGCATATTTATCAGATTGAATGTTACCTTCCATCCAATTTATAAATCCTTAGCTAACCTGGTTCCTATTTCTTTTACCTGCTCGGGTTTTCCAGTCTGTAGTAACCCAGTTCTGCCCATGACCTTGTCTTTGCTTCCCTACTGTGTTGCTGCAGTCCTCCTTTTCCTCTGCAGTGCTCCCTGCATCTGTCACACAAGGAGGGGATCCAGGACTAGTTTCCTCAATAGAGAAGAGGAACAGAACTGGCCAAAAATGGCAGAACCTGGACCCCGGAAAGCCAAATTCCATTTCTGTTCTCCTGAACCTTTATTCTTCTGATATAATGTCTATTCCTGAGCTCTTGCCTGTGTAAGCTAGGATGGAAGGGACTACTGTTTGAAGGCATTTCCTGGACTTGAGAATGCTTCATTACTATGTTTGTGTACTGAATATTATCAGTTGCTTTCTCAGAAAAGCCAAAGAAAGTAGTGGTTTAGAAATTACACACAGCAACTATAGCTGGCCGAGGTGGAAGCCACACCCTTGTCatcctgaatctttttttctccctagagCTAACTGATTGTTCTCCATCATTGCCTGTTCCGTTTTGAGGTGGTAAGGACTGTTAAGGCTCTTGGACAATAGCTAAGAAAAGTGGAGGCTGCTACCATGATGGAACTCCTTTTGTATTTTCTCTGCAAGATATTTGCTCCTAAATTTCAGAGAGTAAATATACTATGATTAGTATAAGTGATATTGTTGTGGAGTTCCACAACAGATCACTTAGATcaagttcttaatatttttttgtcAGACTCATTTGTATTCTGCTGAGGTCTTGGGACTgctcaggataattttttttaatacacaaaatacaatatataagattataaaggaaaccaattatattgaaatgcaactttcaaaatatatatatatatatttacatatatatatatttaaaagatcatAGGCTCCTGGTTAATAACTTCTGACCTAGTTAGAAAGCAGAAATAGCCAAGAAGCTAGAAAATAGTTCACAACTCTGGTATGGAGGCAAGATAAAGTACAGACAAAGGATTTCAATTATCTAGATATCTGACCAGTTCTTTACCAAAACAGTTAACAAATTCCTGGCTTAACCTAAATGCCAAGTTTCACCCTTCAGAAGATGAGGATGCAAATAGAGGAGCTGGTATCCTGACATAATTCTGACTAGCAACAAGGATGatgattttggggaaaatgatGATGAGGCCGTAAGACAAAGGAGGAGAAAGCCAGgctagtatattttatttttggagaacATGTTTCAAAGGGTTCAGAAAAAGGTTAAGTAGAATCCTTAGCTTGCTTACATTTTATAAAGATAAGTCATCCCAGGAGGGCTaccctgaaaaataaaattctgaagatataaaaataagtgGTTCCATTAGGAAGAAAGGAATTGTGGCAATGCATAGGAAATTCATTGGCATAAAGAT harbors:
- the OST4 gene encoding dolichyl-diphosphooligosaccharide--protein glycosyltransferase subunit 4 isoform X1, translating into MRTILKTFLSWPAQPSPREHTRRRSKGLECPFPPLATRSRPRFLWVAQSTRSSGPAPQNCSFSASSVGTPRNKMITDVQLAIFANMLGVSLFLLVVLYHYVAVNNPKKQE
- the OST4 gene encoding dolichyl-diphosphooligosaccharide--protein glycosyltransferase subunit 4 isoform X2 encodes the protein MITDVQLAIFANMLGVSLFLLVVLYHYVAVNNPKKQE